In one Aggregicoccus sp. 17bor-14 genomic region, the following are encoded:
- a CDS encoding tetratricopeptide repeat protein, which yields MNKPLFTACLALALAACDGARTPPRAGAPAPQAMRPPAPPDAGPRTELAAAAPPPAPPPDPLALAHEDPESWTPEAGDHLEKARHLREEGDVAAALLEVRRELADAPADEEALLALTRLAPRVGERALAALAYERLAALRPEDPFPLMQRSRLLLALGDAKGAVEAGEEALLRDPENAETYQALGRAHLAAGEPLRAITRLQQAVELAPEHGYALNNLGYAYLQVNDDARALEVLTRAAELLPEVAYVQNNLGVALERAGRTDEARAAYLAAMDLAPAYVKAQLNVARLGQLASVSGRLPAEGAGLRGVPREPQVDGAFDAAQ from the coding sequence ATGAACAAGCCCCTCTTCACCGCCTGCCTCGCCCTCGCGCTCGCCGCCTGCGACGGCGCCCGCACGCCCCCGCGCGCCGGTGCGCCCGCCCCCCAGGCGATGCGCCCCCCTGCCCCGCCGGACGCCGGGCCTCGCACGGAGCTCGCCGCCGCGGCCCCGCCCCCCGCGCCCCCGCCCGACCCGCTCGCGCTCGCGCACGAGGACCCCGAGTCGTGGACGCCCGAGGCCGGAGACCACCTGGAGAAAGCGCGCCACCTGCGCGAAGAGGGCGACGTGGCGGCGGCGCTGCTCGAGGTGCGCCGGGAGCTGGCGGATGCGCCCGCGGACGAGGAGGCCCTGCTCGCGCTCACCCGCCTCGCACCGCGCGTGGGCGAGCGCGCCCTCGCGGCCCTCGCCTACGAGCGCCTCGCTGCCTTGCGCCCCGAGGACCCCTTCCCCCTGATGCAGCGCTCGCGCCTGCTGCTCGCGCTGGGCGACGCGAAGGGCGCGGTGGAGGCCGGCGAGGAGGCCCTGCTGCGCGACCCGGAGAACGCCGAGACCTACCAGGCCCTGGGCCGCGCGCACCTCGCCGCGGGCGAGCCGCTGCGCGCCATCACGCGGCTGCAGCAGGCGGTGGAGCTCGCCCCCGAGCACGGCTACGCGCTCAACAACCTGGGCTACGCCTACCTGCAGGTGAACGACGATGCGCGCGCGCTCGAGGTGCTCACGCGCGCCGCCGAGCTGCTGCCCGAGGTTGCCTACGTGCAGAACAACCTGGGCGTGGCGCTGGAGCGCGCGGGCCGCACCGACGAGGCGCGCGCGGCCTACCTCGCCGCCATGGACCTCGCGCCCGCGTACGTGAAGGCGCAGCTCAACGTCGCCCGCCTCGGCCAGCTGGCGAGCGTCTCGGGACGCCTGCCCGCCGAGGGGGCGGGCCTGCGCGGCGTGCCCCGCGAGCCCCAGGTGGACGGCGCCTTCGATGCTGCCCAGTGA
- a CDS encoding penicillin-binding protein 1A, producing the protein MKRLLLAGALALLLVVGAAVAAYAYFSRDLPSLQALKTYRPPQVTKVTCADGSVCAEFFEERRTLVDIAQLPAHVRNAFLAAEDADFYQHEGLDFVGIVRAGVKNLIPGSQKSGASTITQQVVKNLLLTQERSLTRKVREWILTPRVEAALTKDQILNLYVNQINFGQRRYGVEEAALYYFGKHAKDLSVGEAAVLAGTPQSPNRINPETNIVRAKARQRYVLGQMVRHGFLPQEVVARELDKPIVLAPRPPPQPGPYYAEEIRRTLLARYGEEAVLRGGLRVQIAMVPRLQALADQAMRNGLEALDRRQGYRGALGTLAPERYAALRPLLAQRLEESGKRQQEAQSVADLTALAEAAPPEAAQPDEEKPELTEEEAAALPSGDERLALSVSLKPLAEGLQVVGYVTQVDDALKRARVDLVGRTAEVAFSSVAWAKQKGKPAPSKMSDVMKPGELVRVRILRVTPSPAMLEATLDQVPRAQGGFVAIDPETRHVVALVGGYDFARSPFNRATQAKRQPGSSFKPFLYAAALGSGRYTALTQVNDAPEAIRDPYTGKLWRPQNFDRQFEGPMTLRTALSKSKNTVSVRLIEAITPATVIDFARRAGIRSPMPENLTLALGTGEVSVLEEANAYATLQSGGRYAEPLLVLKVQDAAGTVLEEHQPAFEETLPPAVAFLATSLMRSVVEEGSAMAVRELNRPAAGKTGTSSESKDAWFSGYTRDFVASAWVGFDDGTPLGSTETGGRAALPVWLDFMRGAHQGLPVRDFDPPQGVVLVRVDPATGLLAGSSIPGRMEPFLEGTQPTAEAPPPGQVDPNRFFLEEGKKGGL; encoded by the coding sequence ATGAAGCGCCTGCTGCTCGCCGGCGCGCTGGCGCTGCTCCTGGTGGTGGGTGCGGCGGTGGCGGCGTACGCGTACTTCAGCCGCGACCTGCCCTCGCTGCAGGCGCTGAAGACCTACCGCCCGCCGCAGGTGACGAAGGTCACGTGCGCGGACGGCAGCGTGTGCGCGGAGTTCTTCGAGGAGCGGCGCACGCTGGTGGACATCGCGCAGCTGCCCGCGCACGTGCGCAATGCCTTCCTCGCCGCGGAGGATGCGGACTTCTACCAGCACGAGGGCCTGGACTTCGTGGGCATCGTGCGCGCGGGCGTGAAGAACCTCATCCCCGGCAGCCAGAAGTCCGGCGCGAGCACCATCACCCAGCAGGTGGTGAAGAACCTGCTGCTCACGCAGGAGCGCAGCCTCACGCGCAAGGTGCGCGAGTGGATCCTCACGCCGCGCGTGGAGGCGGCGCTGACGAAGGATCAGATCCTCAACCTGTACGTGAACCAGATCAACTTCGGCCAGCGCCGCTACGGCGTGGAGGAGGCGGCGCTCTACTACTTCGGCAAGCACGCGAAGGACCTGAGCGTGGGTGAGGCGGCGGTGCTCGCGGGCACGCCCCAGTCCCCCAACCGCATCAACCCGGAGACGAACATCGTGCGCGCCAAGGCGCGCCAGCGCTACGTGCTGGGCCAGATGGTGCGCCACGGCTTCCTGCCCCAGGAGGTGGTGGCCCGGGAGCTGGACAAGCCCATCGTGCTCGCGCCGCGCCCGCCCCCGCAGCCCGGCCCCTACTACGCGGAGGAGATCCGCCGCACGCTGCTCGCGCGCTACGGCGAGGAGGCGGTGCTGCGCGGCGGCCTGCGCGTGCAGATCGCCATGGTGCCGCGCCTGCAAGCGCTCGCGGACCAGGCGATGCGCAACGGGCTGGAGGCGCTGGACCGGCGCCAGGGCTACCGCGGCGCGCTGGGCACGCTGGCTCCCGAGCGCTACGCCGCGCTGCGCCCGCTGCTCGCGCAGCGCCTCGAGGAGAGCGGCAAGCGCCAGCAAGAGGCGCAGTCGGTGGCGGACCTCACCGCGCTCGCCGAGGCCGCCCCGCCCGAGGCGGCGCAGCCCGACGAGGAGAAGCCCGAGCTCACCGAAGAGGAGGCCGCGGCACTGCCCTCCGGGGACGAGCGGCTCGCGCTCTCGGTGAGCCTCAAGCCGCTGGCGGAAGGCCTGCAGGTGGTGGGCTACGTCACGCAGGTGGACGATGCGCTCAAGCGCGCGCGCGTGGACCTGGTGGGGCGGACGGCGGAGGTGGCCTTCTCCTCCGTCGCGTGGGCGAAGCAGAAGGGCAAGCCCGCGCCCTCGAAGATGTCGGACGTGATGAAGCCCGGGGAGCTGGTGCGCGTGCGCATCCTGCGCGTCACGCCCTCCCCCGCGATGCTCGAGGCCACGCTGGACCAGGTGCCGCGCGCGCAGGGCGGCTTCGTGGCCATCGACCCGGAGACGCGGCACGTGGTGGCGCTGGTGGGCGGCTACGACTTCGCGCGCTCGCCCTTCAACCGCGCCACCCAGGCGAAGCGCCAGCCGGGCTCCTCCTTCAAGCCCTTCCTCTACGCCGCCGCGCTGGGCAGCGGGCGCTACACGGCGCTCACCCAGGTGAACGACGCACCCGAGGCCATCCGCGACCCGTACACCGGCAAGCTGTGGAGGCCGCAGAACTTCGACCGCCAGTTCGAGGGGCCGATGACGCTGCGCACCGCGCTGAGCAAGTCGAAGAACACAGTGTCGGTGCGCCTCATCGAGGCGATCACCCCCGCCACCGTCATCGACTTCGCGCGCCGCGCCGGCATCCGCTCGCCGATGCCCGAGAACCTCACGCTCGCGCTGGGCACCGGCGAGGTGAGCGTGCTCGAGGAGGCCAACGCCTACGCGACGCTGCAGTCCGGCGGCCGCTACGCCGAGCCGCTGCTGGTGCTCAAGGTGCAGGACGCCGCGGGCACGGTGCTCGAGGAGCACCAGCCCGCCTTCGAGGAGACGCTGCCCCCGGCCGTCGCGTTCCTCGCCACCTCGCTCATGCGCAGCGTGGTGGAGGAGGGCTCGGCCATGGCGGTGCGCGAGCTCAACCGCCCCGCCGCCGGCAAGACGGGCACCAGCAGCGAGAGCAAGGACGCGTGGTTCAGCGGCTACACGCGCGACTTCGTCGCGAGCGCGTGGGTGGGCTTCGACGACGGCACGCCCCTGGGCTCCACCGAGACGGGCGGGCGCGCGGCACTCCCCGTGTGGCTGGACTTCATGCGCGGCGCGCACCAGGGCCTGCCCGTGCGCGACTTCGACCCGCCGCAGGGCGTGGTGCTGGTGCGCGTGGACCCCGCCACGGGGCTGCTCGCCGGCAGCAGCATCCCGGGGCGCATGGAGCCCTTCCTCGAGGGCACCCAGCCCACCGCCGAGGCGCCCCCGCCCGGCCAGGTGGACCCGAACCGCTTCTTCCTGGAGGAAGGCAAGAAGGGCGGTCTGTGA
- a CDS encoding VCBS repeat-containing protein, which yields MSRALRTATLLSLLCALGAAAAPRAEPAPSPALERLADALAQELRARHPEPPLALHVSAASPALARALGTLLAARLEGLAPVVLEAPSPKDAEALAREQGLRSLARLALSLEAGEVRARGDLLGTWVNFWSGRTPTRPPAPAAALARAVPADAPALALAAAPAEGPPAPHRGPVRLLAAPFAQLPGRTGALAAGDLDGDGRDEVAALVRLPSGAEEVVVLDAGGQVRARHALSALAPSATPPREPFGALAFQASPRRLLARSAAREAGEALVLGPPTASGEEAQLLPQARLEGPLPLDAALRAPLQEGGRALVGPELAWGPAPLRAAAPFVTAALAPGGGAPLVLVHPDGAASLYAAPGAAPRALAGLGAGSALVDVDGDGAPELLTTEPAPLPSPERLRVFDLPGSGALGAPRGEAVLARGRALQVVAARLEPGTGPRGVLVALWLEDGTTELTLLRPVAP from the coding sequence GTGAGCCGGGCGCTTCGGACCGCCACCCTCCTCAGCCTGCTGTGCGCGCTCGGGGCCGCCGCGGCCCCGCGCGCCGAGCCTGCGCCCTCGCCCGCGCTGGAGCGGCTCGCGGACGCGCTCGCCCAGGAGCTGCGCGCGCGTCACCCCGAGCCTCCGCTCGCGCTGCACGTCTCCGCCGCCTCGCCCGCGCTCGCGCGCGCCCTGGGCACGCTGCTCGCCGCGCGCCTGGAGGGGCTCGCGCCCGTGGTGCTCGAGGCCCCCTCGCCGAAGGACGCCGAGGCGCTCGCGCGTGAGCAGGGCCTGCGCTCGCTCGCGCGGCTCGCGCTCTCGCTCGAGGCCGGCGAGGTGCGCGCGCGCGGAGACCTGCTGGGCACCTGGGTGAACTTCTGGTCGGGCCGCACACCCACGCGGCCCCCCGCCCCCGCCGCAGCGCTCGCGCGCGCGGTGCCCGCGGATGCCCCCGCGCTCGCGCTCGCCGCAGCCCCGGCCGAAGGCCCCCCTGCGCCACACCGCGGCCCCGTGCGCCTGCTCGCCGCGCCCTTCGCGCAGCTCCCCGGCCGCACCGGGGCGCTCGCCGCGGGGGACCTGGATGGCGACGGGCGCGACGAGGTGGCGGCGCTCGTGCGGCTGCCCTCGGGGGCCGAGGAGGTGGTGGTGCTGGACGCAGGCGGCCAGGTGCGCGCGCGCCACGCGCTCTCCGCGCTCGCGCCCTCCGCCACGCCCCCGCGCGAGCCCTTCGGCGCGCTCGCCTTCCAGGCCTCTCCGCGCCGGCTGCTCGCGCGCTCTGCCGCGCGCGAGGCCGGCGAGGCGCTGGTGCTCGGGCCCCCGACCGCTTCCGGGGAGGAGGCGCAGCTGCTCCCCCAGGCGCGGCTGGAAGGTCCCCTGCCCCTGGACGCGGCGCTGCGCGCGCCGCTGCAGGAGGGCGGCCGCGCGCTCGTGGGACCCGAGCTCGCGTGGGGCCCGGCGCCGCTGCGGGCAGCCGCGCCCTTCGTCACGGCCGCGCTCGCGCCGGGCGGGGGCGCGCCGCTGGTGCTCGTGCACCCGGATGGCGCGGCGAGCCTGTACGCCGCGCCCGGGGCCGCGCCGCGCGCGCTCGCGGGGCTGGGCGCGGGCAGCGCGCTCGTGGACGTGGACGGCGACGGCGCACCAGAGCTGCTCACCACCGAGCCCGCGCCCCTGCCCTCCCCGGAGCGCCTGCGCGTCTTCGACCTTCCCGGCTCCGGAGCCCTGGGCGCGCCGCGCGGCGAGGCGGTGCTCGCGCGCGGGCGGGCGCTGCAGGTGGTGGCGGCGCGGCTCGAGCCGGGGACGGGGCCGCGCGGGGTGCTGGTGGCCCTCTGGCTCGAGGATGGCACCACCGAGCTCACCCTCCTGCGACCGGTGGCCCCGTGA
- a CDS encoding peptide ABC transporter substrate-binding protein, whose product MTLRPFLLSLTLGLALPAHAAGRPPYGGTLALAHAGALPPADPALADTPEQATLRALGASAMCRLPTAQGAVQPVLALKLERTRPQLLEVTLPSPALASAFARALSRLSGSEAPSPYRALLQPLQGEGRKLSATGATLPLALAYPWPDLERALCHPALGAPEAPGPFTQAPAGAWTAQPRQPEGRPFLDAVVPTRAEERELARRLGTGEAQVALGGPGPEGAPGGGAALYATYLAFSPRRVPADFRQAVESVLDRVDLTRLYVRGPAEPMAGLLPPALAAALPGAAPAAPRPAPPASAGGRRVTLLYDAQLADQRAVAERLQVKLYERGYAVALQALPRAALRARWAAGDYELMLHAVLLPPVPSLALAVALDTGGRHDLLGVELPRLGAVADQAARDARARERALALAPSVPLVPLYAQGLALRARPELQGLAWDAQGLALLAGAWLQPAGAP is encoded by the coding sequence GTGACCCTGCGCCCCTTCCTCCTCTCCCTCACCCTGGGCCTGGCCCTCCCCGCGCACGCGGCGGGCCGCCCGCCCTACGGCGGCACCCTCGCGCTCGCGCACGCGGGCGCGCTGCCGCCCGCGGACCCCGCGCTCGCGGACACGCCCGAGCAGGCCACCCTGCGCGCGCTGGGCGCCTCCGCGATGTGCCGGCTGCCCACGGCGCAGGGGGCCGTGCAGCCCGTGCTCGCGCTGAAGCTCGAGCGCACGCGGCCCCAGCTGCTCGAGGTGACGCTGCCCTCGCCCGCGCTCGCCAGCGCCTTCGCGCGCGCCCTCTCGCGGCTCAGCGGGTCCGAGGCCCCCTCGCCCTACCGCGCGCTGCTGCAGCCGCTGCAGGGCGAGGGCCGCAAGCTCTCGGCCACGGGCGCCACGCTGCCGCTGGCACTGGCCTACCCGTGGCCCGACCTGGAGCGCGCCCTCTGCCACCCGGCGCTGGGCGCGCCCGAGGCGCCGGGGCCCTTCACGCAGGCCCCCGCGGGCGCCTGGACCGCGCAGCCGCGCCAGCCCGAGGGGCGCCCCTTCCTGGACGCCGTCGTGCCCACGCGCGCCGAGGAGCGCGAGCTCGCGCGGCGGCTCGGGACGGGCGAGGCGCAGGTGGCGCTGGGGGGCCCGGGCCCTGAGGGAGCGCCTGGCGGCGGCGCCGCGCTGTACGCGACCTACCTCGCCTTCTCCCCGCGCCGGGTGCCCGCGGACTTCCGCCAGGCGGTGGAGAGCGTGCTGGACCGGGTGGACCTCACGCGCCTGTACGTGCGCGGCCCCGCCGAGCCCATGGCGGGACTCCTGCCTCCGGCGCTCGCCGCAGCGCTCCCCGGCGCAGCGCCTGCCGCACCGCGCCCCGCACCGCCCGCGAGCGCGGGAGGCCGGCGCGTGACGCTGCTCTACGACGCGCAGCTCGCGGACCAGCGCGCGGTGGCCGAGCGGCTGCAGGTGAAGCTGTACGAGCGCGGCTACGCCGTCGCACTGCAGGCGCTGCCGCGCGCGGCCCTGCGCGCGCGCTGGGCAGCGGGCGACTACGAGCTGATGCTGCACGCGGTGCTGCTGCCCCCGGTGCCCTCGCTCGCGCTCGCGGTGGCGCTGGACACGGGCGGCCGGCACGACCTGCTCGGCGTGGAGCTGCCGCGGCTGGGCGCGGTGGCGGACCAGGCTGCGCGCGATGCGCGGGCGCGCGAGCGGGCGCTGGCGCTCGCCCCCTCCGTGCCCCTGGTGCCGCTCTACGCGCAGGGGCTCGCCCTGCGCGCACGCCCCGAGCTGCAGGGGCTCGCGTGGGACGCCCAGGGGCTCGCCCTGCTCGCCGGGGCGTGGCTGCAGCCAGCGGGGGCGCCATGA
- a CDS encoding ATP-binding protein, with translation MRLRTRLALAFALLALVPLSLVVPLSLARLRTTLSRELAARMQSATASVQESLGRSAQAAARAVDELAASEALEDLAREEAVRPGAGFRADTAEQLMRSRGLGVLALLDGEGRTLSSGHLPARRGDVDPALFAVTRAAPDASEGPVPVRVEVRAAAGLRPVPALVSARAVAGTGGRLWVVGGVLLDDGLAAHLARLSGAEVAFLLGDEAVARAGSALPPVAERALPLGRVAQVQLRFSRAGALAAERDVLRAFVLLAATGLALAVLLGVLVAGRITRPVEALTRGARQVAEGARDVEVRAQAGGEVGELVRTFNGMTRELQATTDRLVASERIAAWQEVARRLAHEIKNPLTPIQMSLETLLAAQGTGDPRFAGLFRESAGVVLEEVDRLRRIVDEFSRFARLPKPQLAPVELAELARSVLALYASPRAGVRLHAELAPGVHTRADRDQLTQVLVNLVKNAEEAMPSGGDIHVRVRGGERDALLEVEDTGPGVAPEDRAHIFEPYFTTKAGGSGLGLAIAARILQEHGGRLEVGGEPGAGARFTLVLPRSSAP, from the coding sequence ATGAGGCTGCGCACCCGGCTCGCCCTCGCCTTCGCGCTGCTCGCGCTGGTGCCGCTCTCGCTGGTGGTGCCGCTCTCGCTCGCGCGGCTGCGCACCACGCTCTCGCGCGAGCTCGCCGCGCGGATGCAGAGCGCGACCGCCTCGGTGCAGGAGTCGCTCGGGCGCTCGGCGCAGGCCGCGGCGCGCGCCGTGGACGAGCTCGCTGCGAGCGAGGCGCTCGAGGACCTCGCGCGCGAGGAGGCGGTGCGGCCCGGCGCAGGCTTTCGCGCGGACACGGCCGAGCAGCTGATGCGCAGCCGCGGCCTCGGGGTGCTCGCGCTGCTGGACGGCGAGGGGCGCACCCTCTCCTCGGGCCACCTGCCGGCGCGCCGCGGGGATGTGGACCCGGCGCTGTTCGCGGTGACGCGCGCCGCGCCCGACGCCTCGGAAGGCCCGGTGCCGGTGCGGGTGGAGGTGCGCGCGGCCGCGGGGCTGCGGCCCGTGCCGGCGCTGGTGAGCGCGCGGGCCGTGGCGGGCACGGGCGGGCGACTGTGGGTGGTGGGCGGGGTGCTGTTGGACGACGGGCTCGCGGCGCACCTGGCGCGCCTGAGCGGAGCGGAGGTGGCCTTCCTCCTCGGTGACGAGGCGGTGGCGCGCGCAGGCAGCGCGCTGCCGCCGGTGGCCGAGCGCGCCCTGCCGCTGGGCCGCGTGGCGCAGGTGCAGCTGCGCTTCAGCCGCGCCGGGGCGCTCGCGGCCGAGCGGGACGTGCTGCGCGCCTTCGTGCTGCTCGCGGCCACGGGGCTCGCGCTCGCGGTGCTGCTGGGCGTGCTGGTGGCCGGGCGCATCACCCGGCCGGTGGAGGCGCTCACCCGCGGGGCGCGCCAGGTGGCCGAGGGCGCGCGCGACGTGGAGGTGCGCGCCCAGGCGGGCGGCGAGGTGGGCGAGCTGGTGCGCACCTTCAACGGGATGACGCGCGAGCTGCAGGCCACCACCGACCGGCTCGTGGCGAGCGAGCGCATCGCGGCGTGGCAGGAGGTGGCCCGCCGGCTCGCGCACGAGATCAAGAACCCCCTCACCCCCATCCAGATGTCGCTCGAGACGCTGCTCGCGGCGCAGGGCACCGGAGACCCGCGCTTCGCGGGGCTGTTTCGCGAGAGCGCCGGCGTGGTGCTCGAGGAGGTGGACCGGCTGCGGCGCATCGTGGACGAGTTCAGCCGCTTCGCGCGCCTGCCCAAGCCCCAGCTCGCGCCGGTGGAGCTCGCGGAGCTCGCGCGCTCGGTGCTCGCGCTCTACGCCTCCCCGCGCGCCGGGGTGCGCCTGCACGCGGAGCTCGCTCCGGGGGTGCACACGCGCGCGGACCGCGACCAGCTCACGCAGGTGCTGGTGAACCTGGTGAAGAACGCGGAGGAGGCGATGCCCTCGGGCGGGGACATCCACGTGCGCGTGCGCGGGGGCGAGCGCGACGCGCTGCTCGAGGTGGAGGACACCGGGCCCGGCGTGGCGCCCGAGGATCGCGCGCACATCTTCGAGCCCTACTTCACCACCAAGGCCGGCGGCAGCGGCCTGGGGCTGGCCATCGCCGCGCGCATCCTGCAGGAGCACGGCGGCCGGCTCGAGGTGGGCGGCGAGCCCGGAGCCGGCGCCCGCTTCACCCTGGTGCTGCCGCGCAGCAGCGCGCCGTAG
- a CDS encoding MXAN_5187 family protein: protein MARLKFLLFALLVLVLGLAHLPLLSGSLGAGAIQEGTAHAAAAAARLSSLADAQRLTVQQLALKLSANPDLSALVRGERGPEAMTALRTDMATGLSPALRETAVLALRAQGQLTLLRGTAPKPSTEAGALNGAALAAIADEGGSLNAFGELHFFVPVPSPDARGAGTLFVGLPLLPAAGLEAAAQGTEAVAFVAGDKMLASAGKKTLAQAGLAALKPGQSGVVSRGAMDHFGPVHLPLGTRGDLLGGAAPLSVGSRQTLSNSALEAVAVVSTAPVMGALAGYQSTALTALLVLLVLSAIWAFLMGERGAREEGATERRSGGSDTLGLSMMPSAPPPAHAGFGGPTPGGPLSTPSALPPLPGEPSAARSGPYPFPRGGDPLPGSGPYPFPRGGDPLPGSGPYPFSAGGGESAAAKSGPYPFPTAKAPEPLPTYNSGAIRFESPPPVPSEHTPAPYPAVPPPPPAGFAPPMGSGHDYEDQPTAVYSLQQAQDPFAAAQPPPPPPPFQGFQDSGEDNPEATRVATIPQELLLAAARQELEAPRASPLPPPPAFAQPPPAPAPAFGGPLTDEQHFEEVFREFIATRERCGEPSDPGLTFDKFVAKLRKNREQLVQKYACRTVRFQVYVKEGKAALKATPVKD, encoded by the coding sequence ATGGCCCGCCTCAAGTTCCTCCTCTTCGCCCTGCTGGTGCTCGTCCTGGGCCTGGCGCACCTCCCGCTGCTCTCCGGCTCGCTGGGCGCGGGAGCGATCCAGGAGGGCACGGCGCACGCCGCGGCCGCGGCCGCGCGCCTGTCGAGCCTCGCGGATGCCCAGCGGCTCACCGTGCAGCAGCTCGCGCTGAAGCTCTCGGCGAACCCGGACCTCAGCGCCCTGGTGCGCGGCGAGCGCGGCCCCGAGGCGATGACGGCGCTGCGCACGGACATGGCCACGGGGCTCTCCCCGGCGCTGCGTGAGACGGCCGTGCTCGCGCTGCGCGCCCAGGGGCAGCTCACCCTCCTGCGCGGCACCGCGCCCAAGCCCTCCACGGAGGCCGGCGCGCTCAACGGCGCGGCGCTCGCGGCGATCGCCGACGAGGGCGGCAGCCTCAACGCCTTCGGCGAGCTGCACTTCTTCGTGCCGGTGCCCTCGCCGGATGCGCGCGGCGCCGGCACGCTGTTCGTGGGCCTGCCGCTGCTGCCCGCCGCGGGGCTCGAGGCCGCGGCCCAGGGCACCGAGGCGGTGGCCTTCGTCGCGGGCGACAAGATGCTCGCGAGCGCCGGCAAGAAGACGCTCGCGCAGGCGGGGCTCGCGGCGCTCAAGCCCGGCCAGTCCGGCGTGGTCTCGCGCGGCGCCATGGACCACTTCGGTCCCGTGCACCTGCCCCTGGGCACCCGGGGCGATCTGCTGGGCGGCGCCGCGCCGCTCTCGGTGGGCAGCCGCCAGACGCTCTCCAACAGCGCGCTCGAGGCCGTGGCGGTGGTGAGCACCGCGCCGGTGATGGGCGCGCTCGCGGGCTACCAGTCCACCGCGCTCACCGCGCTGCTGGTGCTGCTCGTGCTCTCGGCCATCTGGGCCTTCCTGATGGGCGAGCGGGGCGCGCGCGAGGAGGGCGCGACGGAGCGCCGCTCCGGCGGCAGCGACACGCTCGGCCTCTCGATGATGCCCTCGGCGCCGCCCCCCGCACACGCAGGCTTCGGAGGGCCCACCCCGGGCGGCCCCCTGTCCACCCCCAGCGCGCTGCCCCCGCTGCCGGGCGAGCCCTCCGCGGCGCGCAGCGGCCCCTATCCCTTCCCGCGCGGCGGCGATCCGCTGCCGGGCTCGGGCCCCTATCCCTTCCCGCGCGGCGGCGATCCGCTGCCGGGCTCGGGCCCCTATCCCTTCTCCGCGGGCGGCGGCGAGAGCGCCGCGGCCAAGAGCGGGCCCTACCCGTTCCCCACCGCGAAGGCTCCCGAGCCGCTGCCCACCTACAACTCGGGCGCCATCCGCTTCGAGTCCCCGCCGCCCGTGCCCTCCGAGCACACGCCGGCCCCGTATCCCGCGGTGCCGCCGCCTCCGCCCGCGGGCTTCGCGCCTCCCATGGGCAGCGGCCACGACTACGAGGACCAGCCCACGGCGGTGTACTCGCTGCAGCAGGCGCAGGACCCCTTCGCCGCCGCGCAGCCTCCGCCGCCGCCCCCGCCGTTCCAGGGCTTCCAGGACAGCGGCGAGGACAACCCGGAGGCCACCCGCGTGGCCACCATCCCGCAGGAGCTGCTGCTCGCCGCCGCGCGCCAGGAGCTCGAGGCCCCGCGCGCGAGCCCGCTGCCGCCGCCCCCCGCGTTCGCGCAGCCTCCGCCCGCGCCCGCCCCGGCCTTCGGCGGGCCGCTCACCGACGAGCAGCACTTCGAGGAGGTGTTCCGCGAGTTCATCGCCACGCGCGAGCGCTGCGGCGAGCCGAGCGACCCGGGCCTCACCTTCGACAAGTTCGTCGCGAAGCTGCGCAAGAACCGCGAGCAGCTGGTGCAGAAGTACGCCTGCCGCACCGTGCGCTTCCAGGTCTACGTGAAGGAGGGCAAGGCGGCCCTCAAGGCCACCCCCGTCAAGGACTAG
- a CDS encoding HPF/RaiA family ribosome-associated protein, whose protein sequence is MKVLLKGVHLSLSDGVKAYVQKHLVEPMERFYQDEAAELEIHLGDSNGPKGGVDKDCRVTMRLPGLPSVHVDESAETIHQAIDAARDRLEKIVKRQIERRRDEHPHAGLPDGAPGV, encoded by the coding sequence ATGAAGGTGTTGCTGAAGGGAGTACACCTGTCCCTGTCGGACGGCGTGAAGGCGTACGTTCAGAAGCACCTGGTGGAGCCAATGGAGCGCTTCTACCAGGACGAGGCCGCCGAGCTGGAGATCCACCTCGGGGACTCGAATGGCCCCAAGGGGGGCGTGGACAAGGACTGCCGGGTGACCATGCGTCTGCCCGGGCTGCCGTCCGTCCACGTCGACGAGTCGGCAGAGACCATCCATCAGGCGATCGACGCTGCTCGCGACCGCCTGGAGAAGATCGTGAAGCGTCAGATCGAGCGGCGCCGGGACGAGCACCCCCACGCCGGTCTACCGGACGGCGCTCCCGGCGTGTAG
- a CDS encoding response regulator, translating to MGDRTHDRLKVLVVEDDGDSREVLAEILAVDFDVRTAADGLAGLEAFEAEHPDVLITDETLPGLSGTALARRVKDLHPDARVVLVSGHATLPDTEACDVVLRKPVDIDKLAAAVGGDAWTAHHH from the coding sequence ATGGGAGATCGCACTCACGACCGTCTCAAGGTGCTGGTGGTCGAGGACGACGGGGACAGCCGCGAGGTGCTGGCCGAGATCCTGGCCGTGGACTTCGACGTGCGCACGGCGGCCGACGGGCTGGCCGGGCTGGAGGCCTTCGAGGCCGAGCACCCGGACGTGCTCATCACCGACGAGACCCTCCCCGGGCTGAGCGGCACCGCGCTCGCCCGCCGGGTGAAGGACCTGCACCCGGATGCCCGCGTGGTGCTCGTCTCCGGCCACGCCACCCTCCCCGACACCGAGGCCTGCGACGTGGTGCTCCGCAAACCAGTGGACATCGACAAGCTGGCAGCCGCGGTGGGTGGGGACGCCTGGACGGCGCACCATCACTAG